A genomic stretch from Deltaproteobacteria bacterium PRO3 includes:
- a CDS encoding DUF1287 domain-containing protein — translation MKRFAACFLLTLFVWMGSLGSRGLADSKPMLALLGNALEQTRQTLYYDSAYTKLPFPGGDVPLERGVCTDVIVRAFRAAGVDLQVEVNRDMKKNFSAYPKIWGLTGPDTNIDHRRVPNLMKFFERKGKSLPVSDKPEDYLPGDVVAWRLPNGLYHIGLVSNLPSSDPRRFLVIHNIGQGTKTEDVLFAFEQLGHYRYF, via the coding sequence ATGAAACGTTTCGCCGCTTGTTTTTTACTGACCCTTTTTGTGTGGATGGGAAGTCTCGGCAGCCGAGGTCTCGCGGACTCGAAGCCAATGCTGGCCCTGTTGGGCAACGCCCTCGAGCAAACGCGGCAAACCCTCTATTACGACTCCGCATACACCAAGCTACCCTTCCCGGGCGGCGACGTCCCACTCGAGCGCGGCGTCTGCACCGACGTGATCGTGCGCGCCTTCCGCGCCGCGGGGGTCGATCTGCAGGTCGAGGTGAACCGCGACATGAAGAAGAATTTCTCGGCTTATCCCAAGATATGGGGTCTGACGGGGCCGGATACAAATATCGACCACCGCCGCGTCCCCAACCTGATGAAGTTCTTCGAACGGAAGGGAAAGTCGCTCCCCGTCAGCGACAAGCCCGAGGATTATCTACCCGGCGACGTCGTCGCCTGGCGCCTGCCCAACGGGCTCTACCACATCGGCCTTGTCTCCAACCTGCCGTCTTCGGATCCGAGGCGTTTTCTCGTCATTCACAACATCGGACAAGGGACCAAGACGGAGGACGTCCTGTTCGCCTTCGAGCAACTCGGCCATTATCGCTATTTCTAG
- the gloA gene encoding lactoylglutathione lyase, with product MRILHTMLRVGDLERSLRFYTEVLGMRLLRKKDYPDGRFTLAFVGYGDEEQNTVLELTHNWDTDRYDLGGAFGHVAIEVEDVYKACETIRARGGKIVREPGPMKHSTTVLAFVEDPDGYRIELLGPKGERRD from the coding sequence ATGCGCATCCTCCACACCATGCTCCGCGTCGGCGATCTCGAGCGCTCGTTGCGATTTTACACCGAGGTCCTCGGCATGCGTCTGCTGCGCAAGAAGGACTATCCGGACGGCAGGTTCACGCTGGCCTTCGTCGGCTACGGCGACGAGGAGCAAAATACCGTTCTCGAGCTCACCCACAACTGGGACACCGATCGCTACGACTTGGGCGGCGCCTTCGGCCACGTCGCGATCGAGGTCGAGGACGTCTACAAGGCCTGCGAGACGATCCGCGCGCGCGGCGGCAAGATCGTGCGCGAGCCGGGGCCGATGAAGCACAGTACCACCGTCTTGGCCTTCGTCGAGGACCCCGACGGCTACCGCATCGAGCTCTTGGGGCCGAAGGGCGAGCGGCGTGACTGA
- a CDS encoding O-methyltransferase, with protein MWPFPRIFRPRRPFSRWIFSLFNPWRLGNLRAVEFPSPEIDAYLKELTPETSELMNEIEALALEQDFPIIGPLVGRILYQWTKVSRAKSVFELGSGFGYSALWVAMALPKDGQIICTEFDKKKAERGMNFLERAKLRHKVIYEVGSALESFHRYQGPFDLIFCDIDKHDYPKALEMGVPKLRSGGLFIADNVLWSGRILDPEDRSKETQGIRKFNERIYAHPDLFSTILPVRDGVSVSLKR; from the coding sequence ATGTGGCCTTTCCCGCGGATTTTCCGCCCACGCCGACCTTTTAGCCGATGGATTTTTTCCCTTTTCAATCCCTGGCGGCTTGGTAATTTAAGGGCCGTGGAATTTCCCTCCCCCGAAATCGATGCCTATCTCAAAGAGCTCACGCCGGAGACCTCCGAGCTGATGAACGAGATCGAGGCCCTGGCCCTCGAGCAGGACTTCCCCATTATCGGGCCCCTAGTCGGGCGTATTCTCTACCAATGGACGAAGGTCTCGCGGGCCAAGAGCGTCTTCGAGCTGGGTAGCGGCTTCGGCTACAGCGCGCTCTGGGTCGCGATGGCGCTGCCTAAGGACGGACAGATCATCTGCACGGAATTCGACAAGAAGAAGGCCGAGCGCGGGATGAATTTCCTCGAGCGCGCCAAGCTGCGGCACAAGGTGATCTACGAGGTGGGCAGCGCCCTGGAGAGCTTCCATCGCTACCAGGGGCCCTTCGACCTGATCTTCTGCGACATCGACAAGCACGATTACCCCAAGGCCCTCGAGATGGGCGTGCCCAAGCTGAGGTCCGGCGGCCTGTTCATCGCGGACAACGTCCTCTGGTCGGGCCGCATCCTCGACCCTGAGGATCGCTCGAAGGAGACGCAGGGAATTCGCAAGTTCAACGAACGGATCTACGCCCATCCCGACCTGTTTTCGACGATCCTCCCGGTCCGCGACGGGGTCAGCGTCAGCCTGAAGAGGTGA